From one Leptospira noumeaensis genomic stretch:
- a CDS encoding LLM class flavin-dependent oxidoreductase: MAKLSILDLVFINEGNTATDALNNSVRVAKAAESLGYHRIWVAEHHNFPSIASAATSVVIGHLASHTKSIRIGAGGIMLPNHSPLVIAEQFGTLESLYPGRIDLGLGRAPGTDQLTLRALRSDPMSSQNFPEDVKELLTYFEDEGSQSQIRAIPGMGTHVPVWILGSSLFGAQLAAMLGLPYAFASHFAPAALMEAISIYRKQFRPSKYLDRPYVMVGVNVIAADTDKEANFLFTSSQQSFTRILRNRRGTFPPPIENIETYWSPEEKQFASQMLSYSVVGSPESVKVGITKVLEETKADELMTVTSVYDIDAKIRSLEILMQLEIETTTHR; this comes from the coding sequence ATGGCAAAACTTTCGATTCTCGATTTAGTATTTATCAATGAAGGGAACACAGCTACTGATGCCCTAAACAATTCGGTGCGAGTAGCAAAGGCCGCGGAAAGTTTGGGTTACCATCGCATCTGGGTGGCTGAACATCATAATTTCCCTTCCATCGCGAGTGCTGCTACCTCTGTTGTCATCGGTCATTTGGCAAGTCATACAAAATCTATACGAATTGGAGCCGGTGGGATCATGTTACCCAACCATTCCCCACTGGTCATTGCAGAACAATTTGGAACATTAGAAAGTTTGTATCCTGGTAGGATTGATTTAGGGCTTGGACGGGCACCAGGAACCGACCAGCTCACCTTACGAGCATTACGCAGTGATCCAATGAGTTCTCAAAACTTTCCAGAGGATGTAAAAGAATTACTTACTTACTTCGAAGACGAAGGGAGCCAATCACAAATCCGTGCCATTCCTGGAATGGGAACTCATGTCCCTGTTTGGATTTTAGGATCCAGTCTCTTTGGAGCGCAACTGGCAGCAATGCTCGGTCTTCCCTATGCCTTTGCTTCTCATTTTGCACCAGCGGCACTTATGGAAGCCATCTCCATTTATAGAAAACAATTTAGACCATCCAAGTATTTGGACAGACCTTATGTGATGGTGGGTGTCAATGTGATTGCAGCGGATACGGACAAAGAAGCTAATTTCCTATTCACAAGTTCACAACAATCCTTTACTCGCATCCTTCGCAACCGAAGAGGGACTTTCCCACCACCAATTGAAAATATCGAAACCTATTGGAGTCCCGAAGAAAAACAGTTCGCCTCACAAATGTTATCTTATTCTGTAGTGGGTTCACCTGAATCCGTAAAAGTCGGAATTACTAAGGTTTTAGAAGAAACAAAGGCCGATGAACTGATGACTGTGACTTCTGTTTATGACATCGATGCTAAAATTCGTTCCCTAGAAATTCTTATGCAATTGGAAATAGAAACAACCACTCATAGATAA
- a CDS encoding AraC family transcriptional regulator has translation MKVWKPDLNLEFKSLIQSVFVFESDTEEKQNLPFYADGFPGLVFFHSEKPVTVYVGSESKVMDPVFVYGQTIEPIRIEIEGPFFFVMAQLFPAVVEESLGIPVVELTNSCFTIPQSNWIDEPNFELSREKFSSSLAMDALMTFIMKKGSKFRPDPILHICIEEILEEKGNCEIGKLSKKLGLSERTLQRRFQNYVGLTPKQFSTIIRFQSSLNELNSESKSKLTDVAYMSGYADQSHFIRQFKSFTKQKPFRFREKI, from the coding sequence ATGAAAGTTTGGAAACCTGATTTAAATTTAGAATTCAAATCACTCATACAATCTGTATTTGTTTTTGAATCAGATACGGAAGAAAAACAAAATCTTCCCTTTTATGCAGATGGGTTTCCTGGGCTTGTGTTTTTTCACTCAGAAAAGCCTGTAACCGTTTATGTGGGATCGGAATCCAAGGTGATGGATCCGGTATTTGTTTATGGACAAACAATCGAACCCATTCGAATCGAAATCGAAGGCCCATTTTTCTTTGTGATGGCACAACTTTTCCCAGCTGTCGTGGAAGAATCATTAGGAATTCCTGTAGTGGAGCTGACCAATTCTTGTTTTACTATCCCGCAGTCTAATTGGATAGACGAACCTAACTTTGAGTTATCGAGAGAGAAGTTTTCTTCTTCTCTAGCAATGGATGCCTTGATGACTTTTATTATGAAAAAGGGTAGTAAGTTTCGTCCAGATCCTATTTTGCATATTTGTATAGAAGAGATTTTGGAAGAAAAAGGAAATTGCGAAATTGGAAAGTTATCAAAAAAATTGGGTCTTTCGGAAAGAACCTTACAGAGAAGATTCCAAAATTATGTAGGTCTCACACCAAAACAATTTTCTACCATCATTCGGTTTCAATCCAGCTTAAATGAGTTAAATAGTGAATCAAAGTCTAAGTTGACAGATGTTGCTTATATGAGCGGGTATGCAGACCAGTCTCATTTCATTCGTCAGTTCAAATCCTTTACCAAACAAAAACCATTTCGTTTTCGAGAAAAAATATAA
- a CDS encoding NAD(P)H-binding protein, whose translation MKPKTLIIGSSGKTGSRILSRLENAGYPARLGSRKVTPAFDWEKPEEWESVVQGVDQVYISFQPDLAVPSSLKAIQTLVDVCKKNKVKRLVLLSGRGEPEARACEQVVQKSGLEWTILRASWFYQNFSEGMFQEQILGGTVLFPQITTKEPFVDLDDLADLALDSLITDKHRNKLYELTGPELWSFREAFAFIAEVTNQTIPFEEMPLDEYISTLKGFGVPENVTWLIDYLFRTVLDGRNESLVNDLELALGRKPKDFRTYVKETAKSGIWKISQPSV comes from the coding sequence ATGAAACCTAAAACATTAATCATTGGATCCAGTGGAAAAACCGGATCACGAATTTTATCAAGGCTAGAAAACGCGGGTTATCCTGCGCGATTGGGATCGAGAAAAGTTACACCCGCCTTCGACTGGGAAAAACCGGAAGAATGGGAATCTGTCGTCCAGGGCGTGGATCAAGTTTATATCAGCTTCCAACCGGATTTGGCAGTGCCTTCTTCTCTAAAGGCAATTCAAACTTTGGTGGATGTATGTAAAAAAAATAAAGTCAAACGACTGGTTTTATTATCCGGAAGAGGGGAACCAGAGGCTCGCGCATGCGAACAAGTTGTACAGAAATCTGGATTGGAATGGACCATTCTTCGTGCCAGTTGGTTCTACCAAAATTTTAGCGAAGGAATGTTCCAAGAACAAATTTTGGGAGGAACGGTTTTATTTCCTCAAATCACCACCAAAGAACCGTTTGTGGATCTTGACGACCTTGCTGATTTGGCTTTGGATTCACTCATTACAGACAAACATCGTAACAAATTATACGAACTCACAGGCCCTGAACTTTGGAGTTTCCGTGAGGCATTTGCATTCATTGCCGAAGTCACAAACCAAACCATTCCCTTTGAAGAAATGCCTTTAGATGAATATATCTCCACGCTCAAAGGTTTTGGAGTTCCAGAAAATGTAACTTGGCTAATTGATTATTTATTTAGAACGGTTCTTGATGGGCGCAACGAATCTCTTGTGAATGATTTGGAATTGGCCCTTGGCAGAAAACCAAAAGACTTCCGTACTTACGTGAAAGAAACAGCCAAATCTGGAATTTGGAAAATTTCCCAACCGAGTGTTTAA
- a CDS encoding cellulase family glycosylhydrolase, translating to MKIKSKTPTVWLVSAILFLTASSCAPTKESPTTFLPLLLPSDGLSSQTNGSSSEVRALTVTNSLHNLDYSTSSGDREIFISEKTNNQFTDQIFVDGLGREVSFRGFNISGNMKLAQHGFKPFANESDAELAFGRLGKTTGSNIIRYTIAWEGVHPAVDTIDYNYLDAIIAQMKKATAKRMYILLDYHEDLFSRHLFNKNSWHTGNGAPAWITKGGSYPTEYCGIICASWSQNNLTNEAVRRAFRNFWNNAPLSTSLGTRNMQTEFLWQIAKTSAYIKEKLSAEEFSYVLGLDPFNEPVDGGMEGLTPAQWDNQKLWPMYKKVRTILNQNGWENKWVFAEPLVFWNTNIGSAIAPATGGGHLLSPPGPGFVFNSHFYDAGRMGTDLTGIDNATYFKYLDEIRKESRFLKIPVFLSEFGMWLKGTGAKDTPRMINAVYQAMEVSDGNQTSKSRFADFYNPIVSGTQWHWDYYYNNHAEYMNGNPSKLITTKDAWNEEDFSVVGNYGTSFNLNNHVIERGYLRKSQGRLMSSHYNAVGSDTWNKVFSWAAIKPGNTEPKYFADKRFQLVIWKGRFSDAPTEIYLPPHFDPSKVILISEKKIYNQSVPKTPIQETNEAIIIADRNRETGSGNILHIWDDLDVEENPNSSYHYVLVVDGAGASYSSQTLQEIQSKLNTRILLEQKSPIYLIGKMTYSGYPAEQ from the coding sequence ATGAAAATTAAATCGAAAACCCCAACCGTTTGGCTGGTTTCTGCCATCCTATTTCTGACAGCGAGCTCTTGTGCTCCCACCAAAGAATCGCCAACGACTTTCCTTCCCTTACTATTGCCTAGTGATGGTTTGTCGTCGCAAACCAACGGCTCTTCATCAGAAGTAAGGGCTCTCACAGTTACCAACTCACTTCATAATTTAGATTATAGTACCTCTTCTGGTGACAGAGAGATTTTTATTTCTGAAAAGACAAACAACCAGTTCACAGACCAAATCTTTGTGGATGGGCTCGGACGGGAAGTCAGTTTCCGTGGATTTAATATTTCGGGAAATATGAAACTGGCTCAACATGGATTCAAACCTTTTGCAAATGAATCCGATGCGGAACTTGCCTTTGGTAGGCTTGGCAAAACCACAGGATCAAATATCATTCGTTACACGATTGCTTGGGAAGGAGTCCATCCAGCAGTTGATACCATCGATTATAATTACTTAGATGCCATCATCGCCCAAATGAAAAAAGCAACCGCCAAACGAATGTACATCCTTTTGGATTACCACGAAGATTTATTTTCTCGCCATCTCTTTAATAAAAACTCTTGGCATACAGGAAATGGAGCTCCGGCCTGGATCACCAAAGGAGGAAGTTATCCTACAGAATATTGTGGAATCATTTGTGCCAGTTGGAGTCAAAACAATTTAACCAATGAAGCCGTGCGCCGAGCATTTCGTAATTTTTGGAACAATGCCCCCTTATCTACAAGTCTTGGCACAAGAAATATGCAAACAGAGTTTCTTTGGCAAATCGCAAAAACCTCTGCGTACATAAAAGAGAAATTGAGTGCTGAAGAATTTTCCTATGTACTTGGCCTTGATCCATTTAATGAACCTGTGGATGGAGGAATGGAAGGTTTAACACCTGCTCAGTGGGACAATCAAAAACTTTGGCCTATGTACAAAAAAGTCAGAACTATACTAAACCAAAATGGTTGGGAAAATAAATGGGTGTTTGCAGAACCTCTAGTATTCTGGAATACAAACATTGGTTCGGCGATTGCACCTGCCACAGGAGGAGGTCATTTATTGTCTCCACCAGGACCAGGTTTTGTTTTTAACTCCCACTTTTATGATGCTGGTCGAATGGGAACCGATCTTACGGGAATCGACAATGCTACTTATTTCAAATACCTAGATGAAATCAGAAAGGAATCTAGATTTTTAAAAATCCCTGTTTTCCTTAGTGAATTTGGTATGTGGTTAAAAGGAACTGGTGCAAAAGACACACCTCGAATGATCAATGCAGTTTACCAGGCCATGGAAGTCTCTGATGGAAACCAAACTTCAAAATCTAGGTTCGCCGATTTTTACAATCCGATAGTTTCCGGAACACAATGGCATTGGGATTATTATTATAACAACCATGCAGAGTATATGAATGGAAATCCTTCCAAACTCATCACAACAAAGGATGCATGGAATGAAGAAGATTTTTCTGTGGTTGGTAATTATGGAACTAGTTTCAATTTAAACAACCATGTGATTGAACGTGGGTATTTGCGAAAAAGCCAAGGTCGTTTGATGAGTAGTCATTATAACGCTGTTGGTTCAGACACATGGAATAAAGTATTTTCTTGGGCGGCCATCAAACCTGGAAATACAGAACCAAAATATTTTGCCGACAAAAGATTCCAACTCGTGATTTGGAAAGGAAGATTTTCAGATGCTCCCACTGAAATTTATCTACCTCCACACTTTGATCCATCAAAGGTAATTCTAATCTCAGAAAAAAAGATTTATAACCAATCCGTTCCGAAAACTCCCATCCAAGAAACAAACGAAGCGATCATCATTGCAGATAGAAACAGAGAGACTGGTTCTGGAAACATTTTGCATATCTGGGATGATTTGGATGTGGAGGAAAATCCAAATTCTTCTTACCATTATGTTTTGGTTGTGGACGGGGCAGGTGCATCCTATTCATCACAAACCTTACAAGAGATCCAATCCAAGTTAAACACTCGGATTCTTTTGGAACAAAAAAGTCCGATCTATTTAATAGGGAAAATGACTTACAGCGGGTATCCCGCGGAACAGTAA
- a CDS encoding neutral/alkaline ceramidase — MNSKRESRVRLGFTIVCCFFVLTCSDEKSSPSPILGLVDSSATDSSSSAFASSGVSRAVAPSLGSSPYLVGAGIYDITGPAAEVGMMGFAETAQKTEGIYMRLWSRAYIIGDASKRVVFVSADLGMIFQSIKQAVSKKIALDAELSPYYNQANVLLSATHTHSGPGGYSHYFLYNATTSGFIKENFDVIVDGIYKSIKLAHQNLVPGNVYINQGNLTDASKNRSVAAYDKNPVAERNFYSSNVDQTMTLLKLVAADGRELGMLNWFAVHPTNVGPTNKLIGGDNKGLASYLFEKSKGTNYSANQTFVAAFAQTNSGDVTPNLWGPADGVNDYARLNIIAEKQLNKAQSLYSSATTQLSGSVDFRHTFVNFSNLYVSSVGTTTCQAGMGASFSAGSVEDNAVSLDFFDEGTTVDSLDWNTNAADAFKSSFLGGALGVLWPASTSEAYKLCHAEKPVLIPTGVASFDGNPWTPPVIPMQIIKIGNLAILAIPAEVSTMAGRRLRSLVKNILANDYTVIAGLSNSYTSYLTTREEYSSQQYEGASTQFGPNTLVGYEQEFGKLASALRNGSVSPAGPTPADLTNYQATFQTGVVFDDIPLFKSFGNVFTQPASSYANGATVSAVFWGAHPKNNMLIGSSFVDVEKQNGSTWTVVARDNDPSTTYKWQRDGIAYSKVTVTWKTSSFPSGTYRIRHRGHWKSGWTGAISAYQGVTNNFTVQ, encoded by the coding sequence ATGAATTCCAAAAGAGAATCCCGAGTGCGCTTGGGTTTTACCATTGTTTGTTGTTTTTTCGTTTTGACTTGTTCAGACGAGAAATCTTCCCCTTCGCCAATCCTCGGTTTGGTGGATTCTAGTGCTACTGATAGTTCTAGTTCCGCATTCGCTTCTTCCGGTGTGAGCCGGGCTGTAGCACCAAGTCTTGGTTCGTCACCGTATCTTGTGGGTGCAGGGATTTATGATATTACTGGACCTGCTGCCGAAGTAGGGATGATGGGGTTTGCGGAGACAGCGCAAAAAACAGAAGGGATTTATATGCGCCTTTGGTCAAGGGCCTATATCATTGGGGATGCATCCAAACGAGTGGTTTTTGTCAGTGCTGACTTAGGGATGATTTTTCAATCCATCAAACAAGCAGTGAGTAAAAAAATTGCCTTAGATGCAGAACTATCACCTTATTACAATCAGGCGAATGTTCTTCTTTCCGCGACACATACACATAGTGGGCCTGGTGGGTATTCTCATTATTTTTTATATAACGCGACAACTTCAGGTTTTATCAAAGAAAACTTTGATGTCATTGTCGATGGAATTTATAAGTCCATCAAACTCGCTCATCAGAATTTAGTTCCAGGTAATGTTTATATCAACCAAGGAAATTTAACAGATGCGAGTAAAAACCGTTCGGTGGCAGCTTATGATAAAAACCCTGTTGCTGAAAGGAATTTTTATTCTTCCAATGTAGACCAAACGATGACTCTTTTGAAGTTGGTTGCGGCGGATGGTCGTGAACTTGGGATGCTCAATTGGTTTGCTGTACATCCAACAAATGTTGGGCCTACAAACAAACTCATTGGTGGAGATAACAAAGGTCTCGCTTCTTATCTTTTTGAAAAATCAAAAGGAACTAATTATTCAGCAAACCAAACCTTTGTGGCTGCATTTGCCCAAACAAATTCAGGAGATGTCACTCCTAACCTTTGGGGACCTGCTGATGGGGTGAATGATTATGCGAGACTAAACATCATAGCCGAAAAACAACTAAATAAAGCTCAATCTCTATATTCATCTGCCACAACCCAACTTTCAGGATCCGTTGACTTTCGCCACACGTTTGTTAACTTTTCTAATCTTTATGTGAGTAGTGTGGGAACTACTACTTGCCAAGCGGGGATGGGAGCATCTTTTTCTGCGGGAAGTGTGGAAGACAATGCTGTCTCTCTTGATTTTTTCGATGAAGGGACTACAGTCGATTCCTTGGATTGGAATACCAATGCTGCGGATGCGTTTAAGTCTAGTTTTCTGGGTGGAGCCCTCGGTGTTCTTTGGCCAGCTTCTACAAGTGAAGCTTACAAACTTTGCCATGCCGAAAAACCTGTCCTCATTCCTACAGGGGTTGCTAGTTTTGATGGGAATCCTTGGACACCTCCTGTCATCCCAATGCAAATCATTAAAATTGGTAACTTAGCGATTCTTGCCATCCCTGCGGAGGTATCAACGATGGCTGGACGTAGACTTCGTTCTCTTGTGAAAAATATTTTGGCAAATGATTACACTGTGATTGCCGGTCTTTCCAATTCGTACACTTCGTATCTAACAACAAGAGAAGAATACTCTTCCCAACAATACGAAGGTGCCTCCACTCAATTTGGACCAAACACACTTGTCGGTTATGAACAGGAATTTGGTAAGTTAGCAAGTGCTTTGAGAAATGGAAGTGTTTCCCCCGCTGGACCTACACCTGCGGATCTAACAAACTACCAAGCAACTTTTCAAACTGGCGTTGTCTTTGATGATATTCCTCTGTTTAAAAGTTTTGGAAATGTTTTCACACAACCGGCTTCTTCTTATGCAAACGGAGCCACTGTGAGCGCTGTATTTTGGGGCGCCCATCCTAAAAACAATATGCTCATCGGAAGTAGTTTTGTGGATGTGGAAAAACAAAATGGATCTACTTGGACTGTGGTGGCTAGAGACAATGATCCTTCCACTACTTACAAATGGCAAAGAGATGGAATTGCTTATTCCAAAGTCACTGTCACTTGGAAAACGAGTTCCTTCCCATCGGGAACTTATCGCATCCGCCACCGTGGCCACTGGAAAAGTGGTTGGACGGGAGCCATCAGCGCTTACCAAGGAGTCACAAATAATTTCACCGTGCAGTAA